In Pseudochaenichthys georgianus chromosome 6, fPseGeo1.2, whole genome shotgun sequence, a single window of DNA contains:
- the terb1 gene encoding telomere repeats-binding bouquet formation protein 1 isoform X1: MASKQLSRFHREMDSRPTVVCTSNRNTVRTDLSLLLECLKFQMKSPDLQKQALLTIHSICEKREDNVDLLREMGGVAFVYNLSKSSIVRSDVKETALFTLCTLAEANVYCKNSLCRKETFADLASLLVEEDIPLTQKRVSVYLLSVLVANNKSGQTLSQTTSCLDILLDLFRTTSPLSAGASLRAANATQTFQLWASVSSALCGCVNNPQNEEGQRICVAAFPVIQVWLQQIALPPTEIFQPICSFIAMTVANNSCVQESFSASGGLDTLTLALARLASAADTSLLSCQLSVTISKTLSACITENSSLASGLAQYGVVSHLFSLLASPHLDHEERLSVLLTMGHCTEASEEHQFQLVQCGGLPLIITLLTEDTSEEVRKAATFILQTCKQATMSMGVPGVKVRHGEGEHADPFINMESFKSSARELLRRIYQLEKRPAKEAEDEQEVLHPFDSSEERGQPSLPPASPPPLQQESFRTIPTAYTLKLLEGGDDNNNVKIQLLRNVIKNRNNSQLKNTSSSLSMQEDESRTSGGDVECSVCKGTGALTSSHGRPLEGGREPHTTDNELFKPPAPVRHSVPKEMKCADEEELQDHEMSKGGGIQVERRSLSHIRCAGCVLPFEEVTSRNFASLQSSCQQSCEMHRVLQEATERFRTRHCNLLFRREPQDDSVGQTDPEPDGVSAAESQRSWANWNHVCLTTIRKEAKKSTGAQHHWKRHNGITLTPLRRGANKKIMTFHNRMGPTFIPLKGSHLPGERREGKNIGNHSLDDDLRTSTEHSPARRQRKDFSSEEVRYLLCGVKTYSFSWNSILWSYPFQPGRTNVDLAKKYRRLMQQENESLRPDI; the protein is encoded by the exons CCGTAAGGACAGATCTCAGTTTGCTGCTTGAGTGTCTGAAGTTTCAGATGAAAAGTCCCGATTTGCAGAAACAAGCTCTTCTCACCATTCACTCCATCTGTGAAAAAAGAG AGGATAATGTGGACCTGCTGAGAGAAATGGGAGGTGTAGCATTTGTGTACAACCTCTCCAAATCCAGTATTGTTCGTTCAGATGTTAAGGAGACTGCACTCTTTACACTCTGCACATTAGCAGAGGCCAATG TGTATTGCAAGAATTCTCTGTGCAGAAAGGAGACATTTGCAGACCTTGCCTCTTTGTTGGTGGAGGAAGACATCCCGCTGACACAGAAGAGAGTGTCtgtgtatctgctgtctgtgttGGTAGCCAACAACA AATCGGGACAGACTTTAAGCCAAACCACCAGCTGCCTTGATATACTACTCGATCTCTTCAG GACCACTTCCCCTCTCTCCGCAGGGGCTTCTTTGAGAGCTGCTAATGCCACTCAAACCTTCCAGCTTTGGGCATCTGTGTCTAGTGCTCTCTGTGGATGTGTCAACAACCCTCAGAATG AGGAGGGTCAGCGTATTTGTGTAGCAGCCTTTCCTGTAATACAAGTGTGGCTTCAGCAGATTGCGCTGCCACCCACAGAGATTTTTCAACCCATATGTTCTTTCATAGCAATGACGGTTGCCAACAACT CCTGTGTTCAGGAGAGTTTTTCGGCCTCAGGCGGTCTGGATACTCTCACTCTCGCACTGGCCCGTCTAGCTTCTGCTGCCGATACAAGCCTGTTGTCGTGCCAGCTTTCTGTCACTATATCCAAGACCCTGTCAGCCTGCATCACAGAAAACT CTTCTCTGGCTTCAGGTCTGGCTCAGTATGGCGTGGTTTCCCACCTCTTCTCCCTGCTGGCTAGCCCACACCTGGACCACGAGGAAAGGCTCTCTGTTTTACTCACCATGGGCCACTGCACTGAGGCTTCAG AGGAGCACCAGTTTCAGCTGGTGCAGTGTGGGGGTCTGCCCCTTATTATAACCCTACTCACAGAGGACACAAGTGAGGAGGTTAGGAAGGCTGCTACATTCATATTGCAGACCTGCAAACAGGCCA CCATGTCCATGGGAGTGCCTGGTGTGAAAGTGAGACATGGTGAGGGAGAACATGCGGACCCCTTTATAAACATGGAAAGCTTCAAGAGCTCAGCCAGAGAGTTGCTGCGCAGGATTTACCAGCTAGAGAAGAGACCAGCAAAG GAGGCTGAGGATGAGCAGGAAGTCCTACACCCATTCGATTCATCTGAAGAGCGAGGCCAACCATCTCTGCCTCCAGCATCACCTCCACCTCTGCAGCAGGAGAGCTTCAGAACCATTCCCACGGCATATACTCTCAAGCTGTTAGAAGGAGGGGACGACAACAACAATGTTAAAATTCAATTGTTGAGAAATGTGATCAAAAACAGGAATAACAGCCAACTGAAGAACACGAGCTCCAGTTTAAGTATGCAGGAAGACGAGAGTAGAACCAGTGGAGGGGATGTGGAGTGTTCAGTGTGCAAAGGCACTGGAGCCCTCACGTCTTCACATGGGCGGCCACTAGAGGGAGGCAGAGAGCCGCACACAACAGACAA TGAGTTGTTCAAGCCCCCAGCACCAGTGAGGCACAGTGTACCAAAGGAAATGAAATGTGCTGATGAAGAGG AGTTGCAGGATCATGAGATGAGTAAGGGGGGGGGGATCCAAGTGGAGCGCCGCTCACTCTCTCATATCCGGTGTGCAG GTTGTGTGCTGCCTTTTGAGGAGGTGACTAGTCGCAATTTTGCATCTCTCCAGAGCTCCTGCCAGCAGAGCTGTGAGATGCACAGAGTTCTCCAGGAGGCCACCGAGCGGTTCAGGACTCGTCACTGCAACCTTCTGTTCAGGAGAGAGCCCCAAGACGACTCTGTAGGACAAACCGACCCAGAACCTGACGGGGTTTCAGCTGCAGAGTCACAGAGAAGCTGGGCAAACTGGAACC ATGTCTGCCTGACTACCATACGTAAAGAAGCAAAGAAAAGCACCGGGGCACAACACCACTGGAAGAGGCACAATG GTATCACTCTGACTCCACTGCGCAGAGGAGCTAACAAGAAGATAATGACCTTTCATAACAGGATGG GTCCAACCTTCATTCCCCTCAAAGGGTCTCATCTTCCTGGAG AGAGAAGAGAAGGCAAAAATATTGGAAATCACAGTCTTGATGATGATCTGAGGACTAGCACAGAACACTCTCCCGCT AGAAGGCAAAGGAAAGACTTCAGCAGTGAGGAGGTGCGGTACCTGCTGTGTGGCGTGAAGACGTACAGCTTCTCCTGGAACTCCATCTTGTGGTCATACCCCTTCCAACCTGGACGCACCAATGTGGACCTGGCCAAGAAATACAGACGGCTCATGCAACAAGAGAACGAATCCTTGAGGCCAGATATTTGA
- the terb1 gene encoding telomere repeats-binding bouquet formation protein 1 isoform X2, whose amino-acid sequence MASKQLSRFHREMDSRPTVVCTSNRNTVRTDLSLLLECLKFQMKSPDLQKQALLTIHSICEKREDNVDLLREMGGVAFVYNLSKSSIVRSDVKETALFTLCTLAEANVYCKNSLCRKETFADLASLLVEEDIPLTQKRVSVYLLSVLVANNKSGQTLSQTTSCLDILLDLFRTTSPLSAGASLRAANATQTFQLWASVSSALCGCVNNPQNEEGQRICVAAFPVIQVWLQQIALPPTEIFQPICSFIAMTVANNSCVQESFSASGGLDTLTLALARLASAADTSLLSCQLSVTISKTLSACITENSSLASGLAQYGVVSHLFSLLASPHLDHEERLSVLLTMGHCTEASEEHQFQLVQCGGLPLIITLLTEDTSEEVRKAATFILQTCKQATMSMGVPGVKVRHGEGEHADPFINMESFKSSARELLRRIYQLEKRPAKEAEDEQEVLHPFDSSEERGQPSLPPASPPPLQQESFRTIPTAYTLKLLEGGDDNNNVKIQLLRNVIKNRNNSQLKNTSSSLSMQEDESRTSGGDVECSVCKGTGALTSSHGRPLEGGREPHTTDNELFKPPAPVRHSVPKEMKCADEEELQDHEMSKGGGIQVERRSLSHIRCAGCVLPFEEVTSRNFASLQSSCQQSCEMHRVLQEATERFRTRHCNLLFRREPQDDSVGQTDPEPDGVSAAESQRSWANWNHVCLTTIRKEAKKSTGAQHHWKRHNGITLTPLRRGANKKIMTFHNRMGPTFIPLKGSHLPGEKAKERLQQ is encoded by the exons CCGTAAGGACAGATCTCAGTTTGCTGCTTGAGTGTCTGAAGTTTCAGATGAAAAGTCCCGATTTGCAGAAACAAGCTCTTCTCACCATTCACTCCATCTGTGAAAAAAGAG AGGATAATGTGGACCTGCTGAGAGAAATGGGAGGTGTAGCATTTGTGTACAACCTCTCCAAATCCAGTATTGTTCGTTCAGATGTTAAGGAGACTGCACTCTTTACACTCTGCACATTAGCAGAGGCCAATG TGTATTGCAAGAATTCTCTGTGCAGAAAGGAGACATTTGCAGACCTTGCCTCTTTGTTGGTGGAGGAAGACATCCCGCTGACACAGAAGAGAGTGTCtgtgtatctgctgtctgtgttGGTAGCCAACAACA AATCGGGACAGACTTTAAGCCAAACCACCAGCTGCCTTGATATACTACTCGATCTCTTCAG GACCACTTCCCCTCTCTCCGCAGGGGCTTCTTTGAGAGCTGCTAATGCCACTCAAACCTTCCAGCTTTGGGCATCTGTGTCTAGTGCTCTCTGTGGATGTGTCAACAACCCTCAGAATG AGGAGGGTCAGCGTATTTGTGTAGCAGCCTTTCCTGTAATACAAGTGTGGCTTCAGCAGATTGCGCTGCCACCCACAGAGATTTTTCAACCCATATGTTCTTTCATAGCAATGACGGTTGCCAACAACT CCTGTGTTCAGGAGAGTTTTTCGGCCTCAGGCGGTCTGGATACTCTCACTCTCGCACTGGCCCGTCTAGCTTCTGCTGCCGATACAAGCCTGTTGTCGTGCCAGCTTTCTGTCACTATATCCAAGACCCTGTCAGCCTGCATCACAGAAAACT CTTCTCTGGCTTCAGGTCTGGCTCAGTATGGCGTGGTTTCCCACCTCTTCTCCCTGCTGGCTAGCCCACACCTGGACCACGAGGAAAGGCTCTCTGTTTTACTCACCATGGGCCACTGCACTGAGGCTTCAG AGGAGCACCAGTTTCAGCTGGTGCAGTGTGGGGGTCTGCCCCTTATTATAACCCTACTCACAGAGGACACAAGTGAGGAGGTTAGGAAGGCTGCTACATTCATATTGCAGACCTGCAAACAGGCCA CCATGTCCATGGGAGTGCCTGGTGTGAAAGTGAGACATGGTGAGGGAGAACATGCGGACCCCTTTATAAACATGGAAAGCTTCAAGAGCTCAGCCAGAGAGTTGCTGCGCAGGATTTACCAGCTAGAGAAGAGACCAGCAAAG GAGGCTGAGGATGAGCAGGAAGTCCTACACCCATTCGATTCATCTGAAGAGCGAGGCCAACCATCTCTGCCTCCAGCATCACCTCCACCTCTGCAGCAGGAGAGCTTCAGAACCATTCCCACGGCATATACTCTCAAGCTGTTAGAAGGAGGGGACGACAACAACAATGTTAAAATTCAATTGTTGAGAAATGTGATCAAAAACAGGAATAACAGCCAACTGAAGAACACGAGCTCCAGTTTAAGTATGCAGGAAGACGAGAGTAGAACCAGTGGAGGGGATGTGGAGTGTTCAGTGTGCAAAGGCACTGGAGCCCTCACGTCTTCACATGGGCGGCCACTAGAGGGAGGCAGAGAGCCGCACACAACAGACAA TGAGTTGTTCAAGCCCCCAGCACCAGTGAGGCACAGTGTACCAAAGGAAATGAAATGTGCTGATGAAGAGG AGTTGCAGGATCATGAGATGAGTAAGGGGGGGGGGATCCAAGTGGAGCGCCGCTCACTCTCTCATATCCGGTGTGCAG GTTGTGTGCTGCCTTTTGAGGAGGTGACTAGTCGCAATTTTGCATCTCTCCAGAGCTCCTGCCAGCAGAGCTGTGAGATGCACAGAGTTCTCCAGGAGGCCACCGAGCGGTTCAGGACTCGTCACTGCAACCTTCTGTTCAGGAGAGAGCCCCAAGACGACTCTGTAGGACAAACCGACCCAGAACCTGACGGGGTTTCAGCTGCAGAGTCACAGAGAAGCTGGGCAAACTGGAACC ATGTCTGCCTGACTACCATACGTAAAGAAGCAAAGAAAAGCACCGGGGCACAACACCACTGGAAGAGGCACAATG GTATCACTCTGACTCCACTGCGCAGAGGAGCTAACAAGAAGATAATGACCTTTCATAACAGGATGG GTCCAACCTTCATTCCCCTCAAAGGGTCTCATCTTCCTGGAG AGAAGGCAAAGGAAAGACTTCAGCAGTGA